The proteins below come from a single Vanessa atalanta chromosome 21, ilVanAtal1.2, whole genome shotgun sequence genomic window:
- the LOC125072248 gene encoding facilitated trehalose transporter Tret1-2 homolog isoform X1 has product MRVRFIEMLKRRVAAARYGERRARTMLASIKGFWKVCRYGDLYMVLAALAAQSINISVGFCQGFSAVLLPQYTHEFPSISYDEISWIASLGVISNPIGALLGGMMVDAVGRRLLLQSIVLPNLIGWLVIAFSETYVFLCVGRFITGFTIGMSTVSYIYVVEITTPEKRGVLSALGPGLVSTGIFIVYSLGAFIHWRRVAAICAAFSLLTPFLMYFVPESPLWLASKGQMKEAYNAMFWLRQNNNTAQQELMEFTKDRKSDESMTFRQKLGLFKRRSVLKPFCLLIVFFAFQEMSGIYVILYYAVDFFKSVGTSVNEFTASIIVGGVRVAMGAVGAALISSFRRKTLGWASGLLLGAAMLGAAVCDSLDGPPLVKLACVLLHVCFSMVGFLQLPWIMSGELYPQDIRGVMSGATSCCAYVLIFLNIKTYPQLENLLTSNGTLYLFAICALLGAAYCYLFLPETKGKTLAEIMRQFDEEKKEADPEAGRGARGGAAPARRHSAA; this is encoded by the exons GAGGGTTGCAGCGGCGCGCTACGGGGAGCGACGCGCGCGCACCATGCTCGCGAGCATCAAGGGATTTTGGAAAGTGTGCCGCTATGGGGATCTTTACATG GTGCTTGCAGCCCTCGCAGCGCAGTCCATCAATATATCGGTTGGCTTTTGCCAGGGCTTCTCCGCTGTTCTGCTACCCCAGTACACGCATGAATTTCCTTCAATTTCATATGATGAGATCTCATGGATAG CCAGTTTGGGAGTGATATCGAACCCCATCGGTGCCCTACTGGGGGGGATGATGGTAGATGCGGTGGGCCGCCGGCTCCTCCTGCAGTCCATCGTGCTACCGAACTTGATAGGATGGCTGGTCATCGCATTCTCAGAGACCTACGTCTTTTTGTGCGTAGGAAGATTCATCACGGGATTCACTATCG GTATGTCAACCGTTTCGTACATTTACGTAGTAGAAATCACAACGCCAGAAAAAAGAGGAGTTTTGAGTGCATTGGGTCCTGGTCTAGTTTCAACAGGCATATTTATCGTATACTCCCTCGGAGCCTTCATCCACTGGCGACGAGTGGCGGCCATCTGCGCCGCCTTCTCCCTTCTGACACCTTTCCTCATGTACTTCGTCCCGGAATCGCCATTATGGTTGGCCTCGAAGGGACAGATGAAGGAGGCCTACAACGCTATGTTCTGGCTGCGACAGAACAACAACACGGCTCAGCAGGAGCTGATGGAGTTCACGAAGGATCGAAAGTCGGACGAGTCGATGACGTTCAGGCAGAAGTTGGGCCTGTTCAAGCGCCGGAGCGTGCTCAAGCCGTTCTGTCTATTGATCGTATTCTTCGCGTTCCAAGAGATGTCCGGCATCTACGTGATCCTGTACTACGCGGTGGACTTCTTCAAGTCGGTGGGCACGAGCGTCAACGAGTTCACGGCGTCCATCATCGTGGGCGGCGTGCGCGTGGCGATGGGCGCGGTGGGCGCGGCTCTCATCAGCAGCTTCCGGCGCAAGACGCTCGGCTGGGCCTCGGGGCTGCTGCTGGGCGCCGCCATGCTCGGCGCCGCCGTGTGCGACTCGCTCGACGGGCCGCCGCTCGTCAAGCTGGCCTGCGTGCTGCTGCACGTGTGCTTCAGCATGGTCGGCTTCCTGCAGCTGCCGTGGATCATGTCCGGCGAGCTGTACCCGCAGGACATCCGCGGCGTCATGTCCGGCGCGACGTCGTGCTGCGCCTACGTGCTGATCTTCCTCAACATCAAGACCTACCCGCAGCTGGAGAACCTGCTGACGAGCAACGGCACCCTGTACCTGTTCGCGATTTGCGCCCTGCTGGGGGCCGCGTACTGCTACCTGTTCCTGCCGGAGACGAAGGGCAAGACGCTCGCGGAGATCATGAGGCAGTTCGACGAGGAGAAGAAGGAGGCCGACCCCGAGGCGGGGAGGGGCGCGCGCGGGGGGGCGGCGCCGGCGCGGCGGCACAGCGCCGCCTGA
- the LOC125072248 gene encoding facilitated trehalose transporter Tret1-2 homolog isoform X2 — protein MLASIKGFWKVCRYGDLYMVLAALAAQSINISVGFCQGFSAVLLPQYTHEFPSISYDEISWIASLGVISNPIGALLGGMMVDAVGRRLLLQSIVLPNLIGWLVIAFSETYVFLCVGRFITGFTIGMSTVSYIYVVEITTPEKRGVLSALGPGLVSTGIFIVYSLGAFIHWRRVAAICAAFSLLTPFLMYFVPESPLWLASKGQMKEAYNAMFWLRQNNNTAQQELMEFTKDRKSDESMTFRQKLGLFKRRSVLKPFCLLIVFFAFQEMSGIYVILYYAVDFFKSVGTSVNEFTASIIVGGVRVAMGAVGAALISSFRRKTLGWASGLLLGAAMLGAAVCDSLDGPPLVKLACVLLHVCFSMVGFLQLPWIMSGELYPQDIRGVMSGATSCCAYVLIFLNIKTYPQLENLLTSNGTLYLFAICALLGAAYCYLFLPETKGKTLAEIMRQFDEEKKEADPEAGRGARGGAAPARRHSAA, from the exons ATGCTCGCGAGCATCAAGGGATTTTGGAAAGTGTGCCGCTATGGGGATCTTTACATG GTGCTTGCAGCCCTCGCAGCGCAGTCCATCAATATATCGGTTGGCTTTTGCCAGGGCTTCTCCGCTGTTCTGCTACCCCAGTACACGCATGAATTTCCTTCAATTTCATATGATGAGATCTCATGGATAG CCAGTTTGGGAGTGATATCGAACCCCATCGGTGCCCTACTGGGGGGGATGATGGTAGATGCGGTGGGCCGCCGGCTCCTCCTGCAGTCCATCGTGCTACCGAACTTGATAGGATGGCTGGTCATCGCATTCTCAGAGACCTACGTCTTTTTGTGCGTAGGAAGATTCATCACGGGATTCACTATCG GTATGTCAACCGTTTCGTACATTTACGTAGTAGAAATCACAACGCCAGAAAAAAGAGGAGTTTTGAGTGCATTGGGTCCTGGTCTAGTTTCAACAGGCATATTTATCGTATACTCCCTCGGAGCCTTCATCCACTGGCGACGAGTGGCGGCCATCTGCGCCGCCTTCTCCCTTCTGACACCTTTCCTCATGTACTTCGTCCCGGAATCGCCATTATGGTTGGCCTCGAAGGGACAGATGAAGGAGGCCTACAACGCTATGTTCTGGCTGCGACAGAACAACAACACGGCTCAGCAGGAGCTGATGGAGTTCACGAAGGATCGAAAGTCGGACGAGTCGATGACGTTCAGGCAGAAGTTGGGCCTGTTCAAGCGCCGGAGCGTGCTCAAGCCGTTCTGTCTATTGATCGTATTCTTCGCGTTCCAAGAGATGTCCGGCATCTACGTGATCCTGTACTACGCGGTGGACTTCTTCAAGTCGGTGGGCACGAGCGTCAACGAGTTCACGGCGTCCATCATCGTGGGCGGCGTGCGCGTGGCGATGGGCGCGGTGGGCGCGGCTCTCATCAGCAGCTTCCGGCGCAAGACGCTCGGCTGGGCCTCGGGGCTGCTGCTGGGCGCCGCCATGCTCGGCGCCGCCGTGTGCGACTCGCTCGACGGGCCGCCGCTCGTCAAGCTGGCCTGCGTGCTGCTGCACGTGTGCTTCAGCATGGTCGGCTTCCTGCAGCTGCCGTGGATCATGTCCGGCGAGCTGTACCCGCAGGACATCCGCGGCGTCATGTCCGGCGCGACGTCGTGCTGCGCCTACGTGCTGATCTTCCTCAACATCAAGACCTACCCGCAGCTGGAGAACCTGCTGACGAGCAACGGCACCCTGTACCTGTTCGCGATTTGCGCCCTGCTGGGGGCCGCGTACTGCTACCTGTTCCTGCCGGAGACGAAGGGCAAGACGCTCGCGGAGATCATGAGGCAGTTCGACGAGGAGAAGAAGGAGGCCGACCCCGAGGCGGGGAGGGGCGCGCGCGGGGGGGCGGCGCCGGCGCGGCGGCACAGCGCCGCCTGA